In Pseudomonas sp. ADAK2, the genomic window CCGGTGGATCAAAAGTTGTTGGGAAAACGTGTAAGGCGAGGCACCGCGATTCAGCCTGGCAGTCGTGCGCTGACGAGGCACAGGCTGCGGTGCTGGCGAAGCTGAATGAGGGTGTGAGAGGTTTTCATGTCTTCAACCCTAACCGCCGGGGTTGAGGTTGGCAAGCAGTCGAAAAAAATTGAGAGGAATACTCGAAAAGGCGGGATTGGCGAGATTTTATTGCTGGGATATGGGGCGATTGTTTTGATGTTTGCGCAGGGTTTGTGGGATGCGCAATTGAAGGTTGGTGATGGGGTGCCTGTGATTCCGCCTTCGCGGGCAAGCCTCGCTCCTAAAGGTTGTGTGCTGATTCGCGGTCACCGCGAACCTGTAGGAGCGAGGCTTGCCCGCGAAGAAGCCGGTAGCACCAGCGACTTTTTTAAGGCTGAAACGCCCCAATAAAAATCGCCGGATCCACCCGCGCATCATTCAGGCTGACGTTCCAGTGCATATGCGGCCCGGTCGCCCGACCCGTCGAACCGACCTTGCCCACCACGCCACCACGGGCCAATTGCTGCCCGACCTTCACATCAATTTTCGACATGTGACAGAACATGCTGATAAAGCCTTGGCCATGGTCGACAAACACCGTGTTGCCGTTAAAGAAGTAGTTACCAGTCAAAATCACCTTGCCCGCCGCCGGGGTCTTGATCGGCGTGCCCGCTGGCACTGCGAAGTCCAGGCCGGCATGTGGATTGCGCTCTTCACCGTTAAAGAACCGACGCACGCCAAACTTGCTCGACAGCGGCCCGTTGACCGGTTTGTCCAGCAGCAGGTTGCTCGGGGTGACGGGGCTGAAGCTGCGATACGCCTGGATCTGCTCGGCCAGTTCGCCTTCGATGCGCTTCAGGTTCTCCGGGTTTGGATTGACCTGTTGCGTGTTCTTCAGCGTGATGCGTTGTTCCGGGTATTTCTTGTTGCCGACGGTGAAGCTCAGATTGCGGCCACCACTGCTCACTTGCTGGGTGCCCGGTTTGACCGTCAACGGCACACCGACTATGGCCAGCCAATTGCTCTGTTCCTTGACCACCAGCACCGGTTTGCCCTGATACGTGGCTTTCGGCGCCTGGGCGGACGTGCCCAGGTCCACGACCGCCACGCCGCCCGGCACCGGTTTGTTCAGCTGGCGAGTGATGTAGCTGTCGGCGTGGGCGTTGAAGGTCAGGCACAGCAGGAACAGCGGAGCTAAGAAACGCGGCATGGATCAATCCAGTAAAGAAAGGGTGACAGGCGTCAGGTGATTGTCTTCGACACGCACTTGCAACTCGCCTTCGCCGAGCCGGGCGTTCAGGCGCTGGCCGGGGTGGGTCTGGGCGGCATTGCGAATCGCGTTGCCGCGCTCGTCCAGCAAAATGCTGTAGCCACGGCCAAGGGTCGCCAGCGGGCTGACCACATGCAGCGTCTGCATCTGACTTTGCAGTTGCAGGCGCCGGGCCTTGAGGCCTTCGCGCATCGAGCGGGGCAGGCGTTCGGCGAGGCTGTCGAGGCGTTGGCGCAGCATTGCCAGTTGCCGTCCCGGATGTTGCCCGGCGAGGCGGGTTTCCAGGCGGATCAGGCGTTCGCGACGGGTATTGAGGTTGCGTTCAAACGCGCGACGCAGGCGCATGTCCAGATCGTCCAGACGTTGCGCTTGCTGACGCAGGCGTTCACCGGGATGACGCAAACGGCGGGACATGCCTTCCAGGCGCAGGCGATCGCGCATCAAGCGGTCACGAATGCGCATCACCAGGCGTCGATGCAGGCTTTCGACCCGGCGCACCAAATCGCTGGAGTCAGGCGCCAGCAGTTCGGCGGCGGCAGAGGGTGTCGGCGCGCGAACGTCGGCCACGAAGTCGCTGATCGACACGTCGGTTTCATGGCCGACGGCGCTGACAATCGGCGTCACGCAGGCATCCACGGCGCGGGCCACGGCTTCTTCGTTGAAACACCAGAGGTCTTCCAGCGAACCGCCACCACGGGCCAGGATCAATGCGTCGAAGCCGCGGGCGTCGGCCAGTTTCAGTGCACGGACAATCTGTGCGGTGGCTTCGCGACCTTGTACGGCGGTCGGGATCAGCGTCAATTGCACCTGCGGCGCCCGACGGCGGAACACGCTGATGATGTCGCGGATCACTGCGCCGGTCGGCGAGCTGATGATGCCGATGCGTTGCGGATGGGCCGGCAGCGGTACTTTGCGCTCGGCACTGAACAAGCCTTCGGCGCTGAGCTTTTCCTTCAACGCATCGAAGGCCAGGCGCAGGGCGCCGTCACCGGCCGGCTCTACGGTGTCGAGGATCAACTGATAGTCGCCACGACCCTCAAACAGCGAGACCTTGCCCCGCACCTTGACCGCCAGGCCATCCTTCAACGCTTGGCGAACCTTGGCCGCGTTCTGCCGAAACAACGCGCAACGCACCTGGGCGCCGCTGTCCTTGAGGGTGAAATACACATGGCCGGACGCCGGGCGGGCGAGGTTGGAGATTTCGCCTTCGACCCAGATATTGCTGAACACGTCTTCCAGCAACACCCGCGCGCGGCCGTTGAGCTGGCTGACAGTCAGGACTTCACGGTCCAGGCCGAGTCTTGCAAAGGGATCTTTAATCATGGGGCGCATGATAAAGGCATTCTTCAGGGGAATGCACGATCCCCGGTAGGCGCAGCCTTCGTCAGCTCCTACAGGGATTGGGTGAATTGTTGGACCAATGCGGTGGGATTTTGCCGGCAGGCGAGGGCGACGGTGCTGTGGCAATCCGGGTCGGCCAGCGGCAGGAAGTGGATATCGGCCGGGGCGATGTCCTGCATCGACTCCGGCAACAAGGCAATGCCGAACCCGGCCTGGATCAATTGCAGTTGCGTGGTTTTGCGCGACACCACGCGCGCGGCCTTGGGAAAAAAGCCCTGGCGCATGCACAACTCGGCGGACAGATAGCTCAGGCCGCCGCGTTGCGGATGAGGAATCGAGATAAATGCTTCACCCTTCAACTGCGCCAGATCGATGCCTTGTCCCGAGTTATCCACAGCCAGCCGATGATTGGGTGGCACGGCGAGCAGTAAACGCTCGCTATATAAAGGCACAATCTGCACCCCTTCACGCTGGCGCAGCACCGGCAAGCGCAGCAAACCAACATCCAGGCGACCTTCGGCCAGCTCTTCGAGTTGCGCTTCGGACGACAGTTTGACGATGTCCATGGACACACCAGCGTGTTGATCCAGATAAGCACTGATGCCGCGTAGCAGCCGACCGCTCATCGGCACGGTGCTGGAATGGCTCAGGCGCAAAATACCGAGCTGGCCGTTGCCGACCTGGGTCGCCATCTCGCTGGCCTTGGTCAGCTCATTCAACAGGTTTCTGGCGCGGGGCAAAAACGCTTCGCCCGCGGCTGTCAGGCGAGGTTGGCGCGCGGTGCGTTCGAATAGCGGCGTTTGCAGACGGGTTTCCATGTCCTTGATTTGCCGGCTCAGGGCGGACTGCGCGATAAACAGGCGTTCGGCCGCAGCGCTGAAACTGCCGCACTCGGCGATTTCCACGAAATAACGTAGTTGGCGGGTTGAAAGCACAAGGCATGCCTTTTCGAGATGGGTGGGTGACTTTGAAGATATTAGTCGCAAGGCTCGACGCTGGCTAAAGTCATCACAGGTCTTCAAGGAAAAACCCTGCAAATGAATGTGCTTGAGTTGTTGAGCCAATGGCCGTTCGGCGCAACGGATTGGCTGGTGATCGGGCTGGGCATTGCCCTGGCGTACATCGTGTTTGGCATCGCCGGTTTCGGTACCGCACTGGTGGCGGGGCCGATCCTGATCCTGTTTATGCCGTTGTCGAAAATCGTGCCGTTGCTGGTGCTGCTGGATTTCGTCGCGGCCTTCGGCAATCTGCTGCCCTCGCGACGGGATGTGGCCAGGCCCGAGCTGTTGCGATTGCTGCCGTGCATGGCGGTGGGCTGCACGCTGGGGGTGATCTTCCTGCTGAATCTCCATTCCGACCTGTTACTGCTATTGATGGGCCTGTTTATCAGCACCTATGCGGTTTATAGCCTGTGGGTCAAAACCCGGTCGACGCAATTGTCAGCGGGTTGGGCGGTGCCGATGGGCACGGTGGGCGGGATGTTTGGGGCGTTGTTTGGCAGCGGTGGCTTTTTATATGCGATCTATCTGAACAGTCGCTTGCCCAAGGACGCGGCCCGGGCGACCCAGAGTGCGCTGATCAGTTGCAGCACCGTGGTGCGTTTGAGTCTGTTTGCCGTCGCCGGGGTGTATGCCGAGCTACCCTTATTGGTATTGGCCGTGTGCTTGTTGCCGGCCATGGCGCTGGGGTTGTGGATCGGCCGACGATTGACGATGAAGCTGTCCCGGGAGGCGTTCGTGCGGCTGGTGACCTGGTTGGTGCTGGCCAGCGGGATTGCTTTGATCGGGCGGTATTTGAGTACTTGACCTGAGTGTGTCAGGGATTAAGCTGCCGGCCGTTCTGACGTCTTCGCGGGCAAGCCTCGCTCCTACAAGGATCTGCGCGAAACCTGTAGGAGCGAGGCTTGCCCGCGAAGGCGCCACCCGCCACGCCGCAAAACTCCCCATTTGACGCAGTAGGCTTGCACCATGAATTCCCAAAGCATCATCGTCCCGAAAATTTCCACACTGCCGGTACACGAACCCCGGGCCCGGGCGGTCGTGCGTTGGCTGGTGCGCAAGAATATCGTCAAGGAAGAGCTGACCACCTGCGGGCGTACCGGCAATCGCATGGGTTACGCGCTGGCGGATGGCGCCCGGGCCGTGGTCCTGCACCCTGAAGCGCTGCCGTTCGGCGAACCGGTCAATGGCCTGGAAATCATCACCAAACGCTGCATCTACACGCCGGCCAAGGGTTTCCTGGAAGAGGCGGGATGCGCCGAGTGCCGCAAGGAAGTCGGCGAAGCGCTGTTCGAAAGCCTGGAAGAGTGGATGCCGGGCCGCACCGACAACTTCACCTGCCCCGAGTGCGGGCATGAAGATGACATCAACGGGTTTCTGTTCCTGCAGGAATGCGGCTTTTCCAACCTCGGCTTCATCTTCAACAACTGGGCCGAGGCGGGGTTCAAGCAGAGCTTTATCGACGAATTTGCCGATTGGCTTGACCAGCCTGTCAGCCTGGTGAAAGTCGAGCTGTAACCGAAACCGAAACCGTAGGAGCGAGGCTTGCCCGCGAAGCTTTTAGCGCCCGTGAAGACGC contains:
- a CDS encoding M23 family metallopeptidase; translated protein: MPRFLAPLFLLCLTFNAHADSYITRQLNKPVPGGVAVVDLGTSAQAPKATYQGKPVLVVKEQSNWLAIVGVPLTVKPGTQQVSSGGRNLSFTVGNKKYPEQRITLKNTQQVNPNPENLKRIEGELAEQIQAYRSFSPVTPSNLLLDKPVNGPLSSKFGVRRFFNGEERNPHAGLDFAVPAGTPIKTPAAGKVILTGNYFFNGNTVFVDHGQGFISMFCHMSKIDVKVGQQLARGGVVGKVGSTGRATGPHMHWNVSLNDARVDPAIFIGAFQP
- the xseA gene encoding exodeoxyribonuclease VII large subunit, which encodes MIKDPFARLGLDREVLTVSQLNGRARVLLEDVFSNIWVEGEISNLARPASGHVYFTLKDSGAQVRCALFRQNAAKVRQALKDGLAVKVRGKVSLFEGRGDYQLILDTVEPAGDGALRLAFDALKEKLSAEGLFSAERKVPLPAHPQRIGIISSPTGAVIRDIISVFRRRAPQVQLTLIPTAVQGREATAQIVRALKLADARGFDALILARGGGSLEDLWCFNEEAVARAVDACVTPIVSAVGHETDVSISDFVADVRAPTPSAAAELLAPDSSDLVRRVESLHRRLVMRIRDRLMRDRLRLEGMSRRLRHPGERLRQQAQRLDDLDMRLRRAFERNLNTRRERLIRLETRLAGQHPGRQLAMLRQRLDSLAERLPRSMREGLKARRLQLQSQMQTLHVVSPLATLGRGYSILLDERGNAIRNAAQTHPGQRLNARLGEGELQVRVEDNHLTPVTLSLLD
- a CDS encoding LysR family transcriptional regulator gives rise to the protein MLSTRQLRYFVEIAECGSFSAAAERLFIAQSALSRQIKDMETRLQTPLFERTARQPRLTAAGEAFLPRARNLLNELTKASEMATQVGNGQLGILRLSHSSTVPMSGRLLRGISAYLDQHAGVSMDIVKLSSEAQLEELAEGRLDVGLLRLPVLRQREGVQIVPLYSERLLLAVPPNHRLAVDNSGQGIDLAQLKGEAFISIPHPQRGGLSYLSAELCMRQGFFPKAARVVSRKTTQLQLIQAGFGIALLPESMQDIAPADIHFLPLADPDCHSTVALACRQNPTALVQQFTQSL
- a CDS encoding sulfite exporter TauE/SafE family protein — encoded protein: MNVLELLSQWPFGATDWLVIGLGIALAYIVFGIAGFGTALVAGPILILFMPLSKIVPLLVLLDFVAAFGNLLPSRRDVARPELLRLLPCMAVGCTLGVIFLLNLHSDLLLLLMGLFISTYAVYSLWVKTRSTQLSAGWAVPMGTVGGMFGALFGSGGFLYAIYLNSRLPKDAARATQSALISCSTVVRLSLFAVAGVYAELPLLVLAVCLLPAMALGLWIGRRLTMKLSREAFVRLVTWLVLASGIALIGRYLST
- a CDS encoding sugar ABC transporter ATPase, with protein sequence MNSQSIIVPKISTLPVHEPRARAVVRWLVRKNIVKEELTTCGRTGNRMGYALADGARAVVLHPEALPFGEPVNGLEIITKRCIYTPAKGFLEEAGCAECRKEVGEALFESLEEWMPGRTDNFTCPECGHEDDINGFLFLQECGFSNLGFIFNNWAEAGFKQSFIDEFADWLDQPVSLVKVEL